In a genomic window of Apteryx mantelli isolate bAptMan1 chromosome 2, bAptMan1.hap1, whole genome shotgun sequence:
- the LOC136991309 gene encoding 5-beta-cholestane-3-alpha,7-alpha-diol 12-alpha-hydroxylase-like, giving the protein MALWVTLLCSLVASLLGGLYLLGAFRRRRANEPPLDKGHIPWLGYALDFRKDSSEFLKRMQRKHGDIFTVLLGGYYFTFVMDPFCFGAIVKESRAKLDFKKFASELVRRVFGYQSVEASHKIIQLSSTKHLMGDGLVVMTQAMMENLQKLMLFKMNSGERERTWQEDSLFNYCYNIIFRAGYLALYGSEPHQGADNKEKANEHDRVHSDELFYEFRKYDRLFPRLAYAVLPPKDKTEAERLKRLFWSMLSVKKSRQKDNISGWVSDQEQSLAENGVPEYMRDRFMFLLLWASQGNTGPAAFWLLFYLMKHPEAMKAVKEEVDKVSRESGQEVKPGRPPINVTRDMLNQTPLLDSALEETLRLVAAPILIRAVLQDMTLKTSDGTEYALRKGDRVALFPHASVQMDPEIHPEPHRFKYDRFLNPDGTRKDFYKNGKKLKYFSMPWGAGISICPGRFFATNEMKLFVFLMLTYYDLELLDGEEEIPPIDSSRWGFGTMQPIRDVRFRYRLRF; this is encoded by the coding sequence ATGGCTCTCTGGGTAACTCTTCTTTGTTCCCTGGTAGCATCGCTGCTTGGTGGCCTCTACCTCCTGGGAGCGTTTCGAAGGAGGAGAGCCAATGAGCCCCCTCTGGACAAGGGTCACATCCCGTGGCTGGGTTACGCCCTGGATTTCAGAAAGGACAGTTCAGAGTTTCTAAAGAGGATGCAGAGAAAACACGGGGATATTTTCACAGTGCTACTCGGAGGCTATTACTTCACCTTCGTGATGGACCCCTTTTGCTTTGGCGCCATAGTGAAGGAATCGCGAGCCAAACTAGACTTTAAGAAGTTTGCATCCGAACTGGTCCGCCGGGTTTTTGGATACCAGTCCGTTGAAGCCAGCCACAAGATTATTCAGCTATCAAGCACGAAGCATCTGATGGGGGATGGACTCGTTGTCATGACACAAGCCATGATGGAGAACTTGCAGAAGCTGATGCTTTTCAAGATGAACTCAGGAGAGAGGGAGCGAACGTGGCAAGAGGACAGTCTCTTCAACTACTGCTACAACATCATCTTCAGAGCTGGGTACCTGGCTTTGTACGGCAGTGAGCCACACCAAGGGGCAGACAACAAGGAGAAAGCTAACGAGCACGATCGTGTTCACTCTGATGAGCTGTTCTATGAATTCCGGAAGTACGACCGCCTCTTCCCTCGCCTGGCCTATGCCGTGTTGCCTCCCAAAGACAAAACTGAAGCTGAGCGGCTCAAGAGGCTCTTCTGGAGCATGCTGTCTGTGAAGAAGAGCCGACAGAAGGACAACATCAGTGGGTGGGTAAGTGACCAAGAGCAGTCCCTGGCAGAAAACGGGGTTCCCGAGTACATGAGGGATCGTTTCATGTTTCTGCTCCTCTGGGCATCCCAAGGCAATACTGGCCCAGCTGCCTTCTGGCTCCTCTTCTATCTAATGAAACATCCAGAAGCTATGAAGGCTGTGAAGGAAGAAGTGGATAAAGTCTCCAGGGAGAGCGGCCAGGAAGTGAAGCCAGGTAGGCCACCAATTAACGTCACTAGGGACATGTTAAACCAGACCCCTCTTCTGGACAGTgctctggaggagaccctgcggcTGGTTGCAGCCCCAATCCTTATCAGAGCCGTCCTGCAGGACATGACCCTTAAGACGAGCGACGGGACAGAGTACGCTCTCCGCAAAGGAGACAGGGTGGCTTTGTTCCCACATGCCTCTGTGCAGATGGACCCAGAAATCCACCCCGAGCCTCACCGATTTAAATATGACCGGTTCCTAAACCCAGATGGCACCAGGAAAGATTTCTACAAGAATGggaaaaagctgaagtatttcagCATGCCTTGGGGAGCAGGGATATCCATCTGTCCTGGGCGGTTCTTCGCGACCAATGAAATGAAACTGTTTgtgttcttgatgctgacttactATGACTTGGAGCTGCTTGACGGAGAAGAGGAGATCCCGCCGATagacagcagccgctggggatttGGAACGATGCAGCCCATTCGCGACGTTCGCTTCAGATACCGGCTGCgcttttaa
- the LOC136991315 gene encoding atypical chemokine receptor 2-like: MATLLDTGDYPANSSDYSYEYLDEADYMLYGLCTKEEALSFSRVFLPAFYTVVFLVGLAGNGLLFIVLIMYIKKKKKTTEVYPLNLVISDFLLLITLPFWALYISQWVTWDLLCPLLNTMYTVNFYSGVFLVSCMSLDMYLQIVYACSPRNSMTQRKSILILSVVWILSILLSVPDGIFTNIKQIHNKTVVCTHDYGQKHVFWKVVSQAIQNILGFLVPFLFMVFCYSRIVCVLTTSAIPRSRRALCLVFTLVGVFFLLWSPYNIVLILHSLQDVGVISNCERSRQLDYATQITESLSLVHCCLNPLLYAFVKKRFRLYLWKIPRAIMRRSGFLDMQLSETSQSCSRYAAQIEMLSITNA; encoded by the coding sequence ATGGCAACCTTGCTGGATACCGGAGATTATCCTGCCAATTCGAGCGACTATTCTTATGAGTACTTGGACGAGGCAGATTACATGCTGTATGGCCTATGCACGAAGGAAGAAGCGCTCTCATTTAGCAGAGTATTCTTGCCAGCATTTTACACTGTGGTTTTCCTGGTTGGGTTGGCTGGGAATGGCCTCCTGTTTATTGTCCTGATTATGTacatcaagaagaaaaagaagacgaCTGAGGTGTATCCCCTGAACCTGGTGATTTCAGACTTCCTTCTCCTAATAACCCTTCCTTTTTGGGCCCTATACATTTCTCAGTGGGTGACCTGGGACCTGTTGTGCCCGCTCTTAAACACCATGTACACTGTGAATTTCTACAGTGGTGTCTTTTTGGTGAGCTGCATGAGTCTGGACATGTACCTGCAGATAGTCTATGCTTGCTCTCCTCGCAACTCAATGACGCAGAGGAAGTCCATCCTTATCTTGTCAGTGGTTTGGATCCTTTCCATACTTCTCTCTGTTCCTGATGGCATCTTCACAAACATCAAGCAAATCCACAACAAAACTGTCGTGTGCACTCATGATTATGGTCAGAAACACGTATTTTGGAAAGTTGTTTCTCAGGCCATTCAAAACATCCTGGGCTTCCTTGTTCCGTTCCTTTTCATGGTGTTCTGCTATTCCCGCATAGTGTGTGTCCTCACCACTTCTGCCATTCCCAGATCAAGGAGAGCACTCTGCTTAGTCTTTACTCTGGtgggtgttttctttcttctgtggtcCCCTTACAACATTGTCCTCATCCTTCACTCCCTGCAAGATGTCGGTGTGATCAGCAACTGCGAAAGGAGTAGGCAACTGGACTATGCCACGCAGATCACGGAAAGTTTGTCCTTGGTCCATTGCTGTCTCAACCCCTTGCTCTACGCTTTTGTGAAGAAACGATTTCGGTTGTACTTATGGAAGATCCCTAGGGCCATTATGAGAAGAAGTGGTTTCCTCGACATGCAGCTTTCAGAAACAAGTCAGTCTTGTAGCAGATATGCTGCTCAGATAGAAATGTTGAGTATCACAAATGCATGA